A genomic region of Mycobacterium sp. Aquia_213 contains the following coding sequences:
- the glgB gene encoding 1,4-alpha-glucan branching protein GlgB, translated as MSRTESRTEQVARTHLAPDPGDLARLVAGTHHNPHSILGAHEYDDHTVIRAFRPHAQDVVALVGDDEFPMQHLESGLFAVALPFADLIDYRLKVDYGSGAHVTADAYRFLPTLGEVDLHLFSEGRHERLWEVLGAHPRSFTTADGVVNGVSFAVWAPNAKGISLIGEFNGWTGTEAPMRVLGSTGVWELFWPGFATDGLYKFRVHGADGVVTERADPFAFATEVPPQTASRVTTSTYTWTDGDWMTQRAQRNPVFEPMSTYEVHLGSWRPGLSYRQLATDLTNYVIEHGFTHVELLPVAEHPFAGSWGYQVTSYYAPTSRFGTPDDFRALVDALHQAGIGVIVDWVPAHFPKDAWALGRFDGTPLYEHSDPKRGEQLDWGTYVFDFGRREVRNFLVANALYWLEEYHIDGLRVDAVASMLYLDYSRPADGWTPNIYGGRENLEAVQFLQEMNATAHKAAPGIVTIAEESTSWPGVTRPTNLGGLGFSMKWNMGWMHDTLDYISRDPIYRSFHHHEMTFSMLYAFSENYVLPLSHDEVVHGKGTLWGRMPGNNHVKAAGLRSLLAYQWAHPGKQLLFMGQEFGQRAEWSEQNGLDWWQLDEQGFSNGMLRFVRDINAIYRDRPALWSRDTTPEGYSWIDANDSGNNVLSFLRYGKNGSVMACVFNFSGAEHSGYRLGLPSAGRWREVLNTDATDYNGSGIGNLGGVDATEDPWHGRPASAQLVLPPTSALWLEPE; from the coding sequence ATGAGTCGAACCGAGAGCCGAACCGAGCAAGTCGCCAGGACGCACCTGGCGCCTGACCCGGGCGACTTGGCCCGGCTGGTGGCCGGCACGCACCACAACCCGCACAGCATCCTGGGCGCTCACGAATACGACGACCACACCGTCATCCGGGCCTTCCGCCCGCATGCGCAGGACGTCGTCGCGCTCGTCGGTGACGACGAATTCCCCATGCAGCATCTCGAATCCGGTCTGTTCGCCGTCGCGTTGCCGTTCGCGGACCTTATCGATTACCGACTGAAGGTGGACTACGGTTCCGGCGCGCACGTGACCGCCGACGCTTATCGCTTCCTGCCCACCCTGGGCGAGGTCGACCTGCACCTGTTCTCCGAGGGCCGGCACGAGCGACTCTGGGAAGTCCTTGGCGCCCATCCTCGCTCATTCACCACGGCCGATGGCGTCGTCAACGGCGTGTCGTTCGCGGTGTGGGCGCCTAACGCCAAGGGCATCAGCCTGATTGGCGAGTTCAATGGCTGGACCGGCACCGAGGCTCCGATGCGAGTGCTGGGCTCTACCGGGGTATGGGAGTTGTTCTGGCCCGGGTTCGCGACGGATGGCCTGTACAAGTTCCGCGTACACGGCGCCGACGGCGTCGTCACCGAACGGGCCGACCCGTTCGCGTTCGCCACCGAGGTGCCTCCGCAAACCGCCTCGCGGGTGACGACGAGCACCTACACCTGGACCGACGGGGACTGGATGACACAACGCGCCCAGCGCAATCCAGTCTTCGAACCGATGAGCACCTATGAGGTGCATCTCGGCTCGTGGCGACCCGGACTCAGTTACCGCCAACTGGCCACCGATCTGACGAATTACGTCATCGAACATGGATTTACCCACGTAGAGCTGCTGCCGGTGGCCGAACACCCCTTCGCCGGATCCTGGGGGTACCAGGTCACCTCGTACTACGCGCCGACATCGCGATTCGGCACACCCGACGATTTCCGCGCGCTCGTCGACGCGCTGCACCAGGCGGGCATCGGCGTGATCGTGGACTGGGTTCCGGCACACTTCCCCAAGGACGCGTGGGCACTGGGCCGCTTCGACGGCACCCCGCTCTACGAGCATTCCGACCCCAAGCGTGGTGAGCAACTCGACTGGGGCACCTACGTTTTCGACTTCGGCCGCCGCGAGGTACGCAACTTCCTGGTCGCCAACGCGTTGTACTGGCTCGAGGAATACCACATCGACGGCCTCCGAGTGGACGCGGTGGCCTCGATGCTCTACCTGGACTATTCGCGTCCCGCGGACGGCTGGACACCCAACATCTACGGCGGGCGAGAAAATCTCGAAGCCGTGCAGTTCCTGCAGGAGATGAACGCCACCGCGCACAAGGCCGCGCCGGGCATCGTCACGATCGCCGAGGAGTCAACGTCGTGGCCCGGCGTGACGCGGCCGACCAACCTTGGCGGCCTGGGCTTTTCGATGAAGTGGAACATGGGCTGGATGCACGACACGCTCGACTACATCAGCCGCGACCCGATCTACCGCAGCTTCCACCACCACGAGATGACCTTCTCGATGCTGTATGCGTTCAGCGAGAACTATGTGCTGCCGCTCAGTCACGACGAGGTCGTGCACGGCAAGGGCACGCTGTGGGGCCGGATGCCGGGCAACAATCACGTCAAGGCCGCCGGGCTGCGCAGCCTGCTGGCCTACCAGTGGGCCCACCCCGGTAAGCAATTGTTGTTCATGGGCCAGGAATTCGGGCAGCGCGCCGAGTGGTCAGAGCAAAACGGCCTGGATTGGTGGCAGCTCGACGAGCAGGGCTTCTCCAACGGGATGCTGCGTTTCGTGCGCGACATCAACGCCATCTACCGCGACCGGCCGGCACTGTGGAGCCGCGACACCACGCCCGAGGGCTATTCCTGGATCGACGCCAATGATTCCGGCAACAACGTGTTGAGCTTCCTGCGTTACGGCAAGAACGGCTCGGTCATGGCGTGCGTCTTCAATTTCTCCGGGGCGGAGCACAGTGGCTACCGGCTCGGTCTGCCCAGCGCCGGTCGCTGGCGCGAGGTGCTCAACACCGACGCGACAGACTACAACGGTTCGGGCATCGGCAATCTCGGCGGTGTGGACGCCACCGAGGACCCGTGGCATGGTCGCCCGGCCTCGGCGCAGCTGGTGTTGCCGCCCACGTCGGCGCTGTGGCTGGAACCCGAGTAA
- the mce gene encoding methylmalonyl-CoA epimerase: MMTTDQVDARQLLATSLVTAIDHVGIAVPDLDAAIAWYHDTLGMILVHEEVNEDQGIREAMLSVAGANGGPAQIQLMAPIDESSTIAKFLDKRGPGIQQLAVRVSDLDAVCERLLEQGVRLVYEAPRRGTANSRINFIHPKDGGGVLIELVEPAS; the protein is encoded by the coding sequence GTGATGACGACCGATCAAGTTGACGCCCGTCAGTTGCTGGCCACCTCGCTGGTGACGGCGATCGATCACGTCGGCATCGCTGTCCCCGACCTCGACGCAGCCATCGCCTGGTACCACGACACCCTCGGCATGATCCTGGTGCACGAGGAAGTCAACGAGGACCAAGGAATTCGCGAAGCAATGCTGTCAGTGGCCGGCGCGAACGGCGGCCCAGCGCAGATCCAGTTGATGGCTCCGATCGACGAGTCCTCGACGATCGCGAAGTTCCTGGACAAGCGCGGTCCGGGCATCCAGCAGTTGGCCGTCCGGGTCAGCGACCTCGACGCCGTCTGCGAGCGGCTTCTCGAGCAGGGCGTGCGGCTGGTCTACGAGGCACCCCGGCGCGGCACAGCGAACTCGCGGATCAACTTCATCCATCCCAAGGATGGCGGCGGCGTCCTGATCGAATTGGTCGAGCCGGCTTCCTAG
- a CDS encoding acetyl-CoA C-acetyltransferase codes for MTTSVIVAGARTPIGKLMGSLKDFSASDLGAIAIAGALEKANVPASAVEYVIMGQVLTAGAGQMPARQAAVAAGIGWDVPALSINKMCLSGIDAIALADQLIRAGEFDVVVAGGQESMTKAPHLLMDSRAGYKYGDVTVLDHMAYDGLHDVFTDQPMGALTEQRNDVDKFTRAEQDEFAAQSHQKAAAAWKDGVFTDEVVPVNIPQRKGDPLQFTEDEGIRANTTVESLAGLKPAFRKDGTITAGSASQISDGAAAVVVMNKDKAQELGLSWLAEIGAHGVVAGPDSTLQSQPANAIKKALGREGITVDQLDVVEINEAFSAVALASTRELGINPEIVNVNGGAIAVGHPIGMSGARITLHVALELARRGSGYGVAALCGAGGQGDALILRAG; via the coding sequence ATGACGACATCGGTGATCGTTGCTGGAGCACGGACCCCGATCGGCAAGTTGATGGGTTCGCTGAAGGATTTTTCGGCCAGCGATCTGGGTGCGATCGCGATCGCCGGTGCGCTGGAGAAGGCCAATGTGCCCGCCTCCGCGGTGGAGTACGTGATCATGGGCCAGGTACTGACCGCCGGTGCCGGCCAGATGCCCGCCCGGCAAGCCGCGGTCGCGGCCGGTATCGGCTGGGACGTCCCGGCGCTCAGCATCAACAAGATGTGCCTGTCCGGTATCGATGCCATTGCGCTGGCTGACCAGCTGATTCGGGCCGGGGAGTTCGACGTCGTGGTGGCCGGTGGCCAGGAGTCCATGACGAAGGCACCCCACCTGCTGATGGACAGCCGTGCGGGCTACAAGTACGGGGACGTGACGGTGCTCGACCACATGGCCTACGACGGCCTGCATGACGTGTTCACCGACCAGCCGATGGGGGCGCTGACCGAGCAGCGCAACGACGTCGACAAGTTCACCCGCGCCGAGCAGGACGAGTTCGCTGCACAGTCGCATCAGAAGGCTGCTGCCGCCTGGAAGGACGGCGTCTTCACCGACGAAGTGGTGCCCGTGAACATCCCGCAGCGCAAAGGCGATCCGTTGCAGTTCACCGAGGACGAGGGTATTCGGGCAAACACCACCGTCGAGTCGCTGGCCGGTCTCAAGCCGGCTTTCCGAAAAGACGGCACGATCACCGCGGGCTCCGCGTCACAGATCTCCGACGGGGCCGCCGCGGTCGTGGTGATGAACAAGGACAAGGCGCAGGAACTGGGCCTGTCGTGGCTGGCCGAGATCGGTGCGCACGGAGTCGTGGCGGGGCCCGATTCGACACTGCAGTCCCAGCCCGCCAACGCGATCAAGAAGGCACTCGGCCGCGAGGGCATCACGGTTGACCAGCTCGATGTGGTGGAGATCAACGAGGCGTTCTCGGCGGTGGCACTGGCCTCCACGCGCGAACTCGGCATCAACCCCGAGATCGTCAACGTCAACGGCGGCGCGATCGCGGTGGGACACCCGATCGGCATGTCGGGCGCCCGGATCACGCTGCATGTGGCGCTGGAATTGGCGCGGCGCGGGTCGGGCTACGGCGTCGCGGCGCTGTGTGGGGCCGGCGGCCAGGGCGACGCACTGATTCTGCGGGCCGGCTAA
- the nucS gene encoding endonuclease NucS produces the protein MRLVIAQCTVDYVGRLTAHLPSARRLLLFKADGSVSVHADDRAYKPLNWMSPPCWLTEEVIGETPVWVVENKAGEQLRITVEEIEHDSSHDLGVDPGLVKDGVEAHLQALLAEHVQLLGEGYTLVRREYMTAIGPVDLLCRDAHGGSVAVEIKRRGEIDGVEQLTRYLELLNRDSVLAPVKGVFAAQQIKPQARTLATDRGIRCLTLDYDKMRGMDSDEYRLF, from the coding sequence GTGCGTCTAGTGATCGCCCAGTGCACCGTCGACTACGTTGGCCGGCTCACCGCGCATTTGCCGTCGGCGCGAAGGTTGTTGCTGTTCAAGGCCGATGGGTCGGTGAGCGTGCATGCCGACGATCGTGCCTACAAGCCGTTGAACTGGATGAGTCCGCCGTGCTGGTTGACCGAAGAGGTCATCGGCGAGACGCCGGTGTGGGTGGTGGAGAACAAGGCGGGCGAACAGCTGCGTATCACCGTCGAGGAGATCGAGCACGACTCCAGCCACGACCTTGGTGTTGATCCCGGGCTGGTCAAGGACGGCGTCGAGGCGCACCTGCAGGCATTGCTCGCCGAACACGTCCAGCTGCTGGGTGAGGGATATACGTTGGTCCGCCGCGAGTACATGACCGCGATCGGTCCCGTCGATCTGTTGTGCCGTGACGCCCACGGTGGCTCGGTTGCGGTGGAGATCAAACGACGCGGCGAAATCGACGGCGTGGAGCAACTGACCCGCTACCTCGAACTGCTGAATCGCGACAGCGTTCTCGCGCCGGTCAAAGGTGTATTCGCCGCGCAGCAGATTAAACCGCAGGCGCGAACTTTAGCCACTGACCGCGGGATTCGTTGCCTCACACTGGATTACGACAAGATGCGGGGAATGGACAGCGACGAGTACCGGCTGTTCTGA
- a CDS encoding adenylate/guanylate cyclase domain-containing protein has protein sequence MSANKSMAQRLGRVLERVTRQSGRLPETPAYGSWLLGRVSESQARRRVRIQIILTVMIVAANLIGIAVNVLLVTVAVPEPSVFDDAPGWLTFGVVPGYIAFALALGAYAITRRTVIALRWAIEERAPTHDDERNTFLAAWRVALGVLALWVTASVLLATLYGMVNSQFIPRFVITVGFCGLLVSTGSYLLTEFALRPVAAQALEAGPPPNRLAPGIMGRTMMVWFLGSGVPVIGIGLLAFFALVLQNLTQTQLGVGVLIIAAATFIFGAILMWIMSWLTATPVRVVRAALKRVEQGDLRGDLVVFDGTELGELQRGFNSMVDGLRERERVRDLFGRHVGREVAAAAERENPKLGGEERHVAVVFIDIIGSTQLVTSRPPAEVVQVLNRFFAIVVEEVDRHHGLVNKFEGDASLAIFGAPNHLDCPEDEALGAARAICDRLAGEMSDLEAGIGVAAGQVVAGNVGAKERFEYTVIGEPVNEAARLCELAKSHPGGLLATSDTIRGASESERARWSLGETVTLRGHDHPTRLASPVNSE, from the coding sequence ATGTCGGCGAACAAGAGCATGGCGCAACGCTTGGGACGGGTGCTCGAACGGGTCACCCGCCAGAGCGGCCGGTTGCCAGAGACGCCCGCGTATGGCTCGTGGCTGCTCGGACGAGTGAGCGAGAGCCAGGCCCGCCGACGGGTACGCATCCAAATCATCCTGACCGTGATGATCGTCGCGGCGAACCTGATCGGCATCGCCGTCAACGTGCTGTTGGTGACGGTCGCCGTGCCCGAACCCAGCGTGTTCGACGACGCGCCCGGCTGGCTCACCTTCGGCGTCGTACCCGGCTACATCGCTTTTGCATTGGCGCTGGGCGCCTACGCGATCACCCGGCGGACGGTGATCGCGCTGCGCTGGGCGATCGAGGAGCGCGCGCCGACCCACGACGACGAGCGCAATACTTTTCTGGCGGCGTGGCGGGTCGCCCTCGGCGTCCTGGCGCTGTGGGTGACCGCTTCCGTACTGCTCGCCACGCTCTACGGCATGGTGAATTCACAGTTCATCCCGCGGTTCGTGATCACGGTGGGGTTCTGCGGCCTGCTGGTCTCGACCGGCAGCTATCTGCTCACCGAGTTCGCGCTGCGTCCGGTGGCCGCGCAGGCCCTCGAGGCGGGTCCGCCGCCCAATCGGTTGGCGCCGGGCATCATGGGCCGCACCATGATGGTGTGGTTCCTGGGTTCTGGCGTTCCCGTAATCGGAATCGGCCTGTTGGCCTTCTTCGCGCTGGTGCTGCAGAACCTGACCCAGACCCAGTTAGGGGTGGGCGTGCTGATCATCGCGGCGGCGACATTCATCTTCGGCGCCATCCTGATGTGGATCATGTCCTGGCTGACGGCGACACCCGTGCGGGTGGTGCGCGCGGCGCTCAAGCGCGTCGAGCAGGGCGATCTGCGGGGCGATCTGGTGGTGTTCGACGGCACCGAACTGGGCGAGCTGCAGCGCGGTTTCAACTCCATGGTCGACGGCCTGCGTGAGCGCGAGCGGGTGCGCGACCTGTTCGGCCGCCACGTCGGACGCGAAGTCGCCGCGGCCGCCGAGCGCGAGAATCCGAAGCTGGGCGGGGAAGAACGTCACGTTGCCGTCGTGTTCATCGACATCATCGGCTCCACGCAATTGGTCACCAGCCGACCGCCCGCCGAGGTCGTTCAGGTACTCAACCGCTTCTTCGCGATCGTCGTCGAGGAAGTCGATCGACACCACGGACTGGTCAACAAGTTCGAAGGCGACGCATCGCTGGCCATCTTCGGCGCCCCGAATCATCTCGACTGTCCCGAAGACGAAGCGCTGGGCGCCGCACGCGCGATCTGCGATCGGTTGGCCGGCGAAATGTCCGATCTCGAGGCCGGTATCGGCGTGGCAGCCGGCCAGGTCGTCGCCGGCAATGTCGGCGCCAAGGAGCGGTTCGAATACACCGTGATCGGCGAACCGGTCAACGAGGCTGCCCGGCTGTGTGAGCTGGCCAAGTCGCACCCGGGCGGATTGTTGGCGACCTCGGACACCATCCGGGGCGCGAGCGAAAGCGAACGTGCCCGTTGGTCTTTGGGTGAGACCGTGACACTTCGCGGGCACGACCACCCCACCCGGCTGGCCTCGCCGGTGAACAGCGAGTAG
- a CDS encoding tetratricopeptide repeat protein — protein sequence MTRPRSSIGPALAGAVDLSGLKQRAQQGPPAAGAAARPTPAGPGTTEVTEANFEAEVLMRSDEVPVVVALWSPRSEACVELVDTLSGLAAEDGGKWSLATVNVDVAPRVAQIFGVEAVPTVVALAAGQPLSSFQGSQPADQLRRWVDQLLSATAGKLKGSAGSEDEVEVDPELAQARQQLEAGDFDAAKQSYQALLNANPDSVEAKGAIRQIDFLTRATAQRPDALAVADAAPADIEAAFAAADVQILNQDVAAAFERLTALVRSTAGDERTQVRTRLIELFELFDPADPEVIAGRRNLANALY from the coding sequence GTGACACGTCCGAGATCCTCGATCGGGCCCGCGCTGGCTGGTGCGGTCGACTTGTCCGGTCTTAAGCAACGTGCTCAGCAGGGCCCACCGGCCGCCGGTGCCGCGGCCCGGCCGACACCTGCGGGGCCGGGAACCACTGAGGTCACCGAGGCCAATTTCGAAGCCGAAGTGCTGATGCGCTCCGACGAAGTGCCCGTCGTGGTCGCCCTATGGTCGCCGCGCAGCGAGGCCTGTGTCGAGCTGGTCGACACGCTGTCCGGCCTGGCCGCCGAGGACGGCGGCAAATGGTCATTGGCGACGGTCAATGTCGACGTGGCGCCCCGGGTGGCCCAGATCTTCGGTGTCGAGGCGGTTCCCACCGTCGTGGCCCTGGCCGCCGGCCAGCCACTGTCCAGCTTCCAAGGCTCGCAGCCCGCCGACCAGTTGCGCCGCTGGGTGGACCAACTGCTGTCGGCGACGGCCGGAAAGCTCAAGGGCTCAGCCGGTTCCGAGGACGAGGTGGAGGTCGACCCGGAGTTGGCCCAAGCCCGCCAGCAGCTGGAGGCCGGAGACTTCGACGCGGCCAAGCAGTCCTACCAGGCGCTGCTGAACGCCAACCCGGACAGCGTCGAGGCGAAGGGCGCGATCCGTCAGATCGACTTCCTGACCCGCGCAACCGCACAGCGTCCCGATGCGCTCGCCGTCGCGGATGCCGCCCCGGCCGACATCGAGGCGGCCTTCGCGGCAGCCGATGTGCAAATCCTCAACCAGGACGTGGCCGCGGCATTCGAGCGCCTGACGGCGTTGGTGCGCAGCACAGCCGGGGATGAGCGCACCCAGGTGCGAACGCGGCTGATCGAGTTGTTCGAACTCTTCGACCCCGCCGACCCCGAGGTCATCGCGGGTCGGCGCAACCTCGCCAACGCGCTCTACTGA
- a CDS encoding alpha/beta hydrolase has protein sequence MFGDLDTHDRLCRLIRRDAGIQVLSVDYRLAPEHPAPAALEDGYAAYRWALSHVDDLDADPGRICVGGDSAGGNLAAVVAHQARDDGIAPALQLLLYPATDLGGDTASHKLFAAGFLLTAKDLGLFWSSYLDDSGIDVANPRVSPLRSENFAGLAPAIVATAGFDPLRDEGESYAAALEAAGNVVDLRRFGSLIHGFGQFDALGGACASALAEITSALRAHLRHPSP, from the coding sequence GTGTTCGGCGATCTCGATACGCACGACAGGCTGTGCCGATTGATACGTCGCGATGCCGGGATCCAGGTGCTGTCAGTCGATTACCGACTCGCGCCCGAGCACCCCGCTCCGGCTGCGCTGGAGGATGGTTATGCGGCCTACCGATGGGCTCTTTCGCATGTGGATGACCTGGACGCCGACCCCGGCCGAATCTGCGTCGGTGGCGACAGTGCGGGCGGCAACCTGGCCGCCGTCGTCGCGCATCAAGCTCGCGACGACGGTATCGCGCCGGCACTACAACTGCTGCTTTATCCGGCAACCGATCTGGGCGGCGATACTGCTTCGCACAAGCTGTTCGCAGCAGGCTTTCTTTTGACCGCGAAAGACCTCGGACTGTTCTGGTCCTCCTATCTGGACGACAGCGGAATCGACGTCGCCAACCCCCGGGTTTCCCCGCTGCGCAGTGAGAATTTTGCCGGCTTGGCGCCGGCCATCGTGGCCACAGCAGGGTTTGATCCACTTCGTGACGAAGGCGAGTCCTACGCCGCGGCGCTCGAAGCGGCAGGCAATGTTGTCGATTTACGCCGATTCGGCTCATTGATTCACGGGTTCGGCCAATTCGACGCCCTCGGCGGCGCGTGCGCATCGGCGCTGGCCGAAATCACCTCGGCACTGCGAGCCCACCTCCGGCACCCCTCGCCCTAG
- a CDS encoding PIG-L deacetylase family protein: MATLVAFHAHPDDEVVLTGGTLAGAVAAGHRVVLVTATDGRVSDEDDDTRLDELRSSASILGVHRVECLGYADSGFGPVCYPDPPGRVRFARAEVEAAAQQLAAILRDEEAQLLLSYQPNGGYGHRDHVQVHHVGKRAAELAATPRVLEVTMPRELLRRVGNLCRLLRIPAPYDADTVRTAYAPQATITHRIDVRRFARQKRDAFAAHRSQIGDGRSARLFGLLMLVPPQVFGLVFSHEWFVDPEAPPGTVRRSLF; encoded by the coding sequence ATGGCAACCCTCGTCGCCTTTCACGCTCATCCGGACGACGAGGTGGTGCTCACCGGTGGCACGCTGGCCGGAGCAGTGGCCGCGGGTCATCGAGTAGTCCTCGTGACCGCGACCGACGGACGCGTAAGTGACGAGGACGACGACACCCGATTGGATGAATTGCGCTCGAGCGCAAGCATTCTCGGCGTACACCGAGTCGAATGCCTCGGCTACGCCGACAGTGGCTTCGGACCTGTCTGCTACCCCGACCCGCCCGGCCGGGTCAGGTTCGCGCGCGCGGAAGTCGAAGCGGCGGCACAGCAACTGGCCGCCATCCTTCGCGACGAGGAGGCGCAGCTGCTGCTGAGCTATCAGCCCAACGGCGGCTACGGGCACCGCGATCATGTGCAGGTCCATCACGTCGGCAAGCGCGCCGCCGAGTTGGCCGCTACCCCGCGGGTGCTCGAGGTGACGATGCCACGCGAGTTACTGCGTCGCGTCGGCAATCTGTGTCGGCTGCTACGGATTCCGGCGCCCTACGATGCCGACACGGTGCGCACCGCCTACGCCCCGCAAGCGACGATCACGCACCGGATCGACGTCCGGCGGTTCGCCCGGCAAAAGCGCGATGCCTTCGCCGCCCATCGCTCGCAGATCGGCGACGGGCGCAGCGCGCGTCTGTTCGGGTTGCTGATGCTGGTGCCGCCCCAGGTTTTCGGATTGGTGTTCAGCCACGAATGGTTCGTCGATCCGGAGGCGCCGCCGGGCACCGTGCGCCGCAGTCTTTTCTAG
- a CDS encoding MFS transporter — protein sequence MPQLAATPAAHHAGSRGYRRVTAALCGAGLASFAAMYCTQALLPALSAYYRISPATSALTVSLTTGMLALSIIPASVLSERYGRITVMLISGITSSVIGLLLPFSPTLGVLLVGRALQGVALAGIPAVAMAFLAEEVHASSLGSAMGRYIAGTTIGGCAGRIVPALVLEVSGWRVALLVCSLMTLAATVVFALLVPRSQFFTPKTVSIRVTTQSLLAHLRNPLLLKLFVLAFTLMGGFVTVYNYLGYRLAAAPFGLKPSLVGLLFLLYLVGTWTSVVAGRLADRRGRMLVLGGALPITVVGLLMTLPDALPVVVVGTGVFTGGFFAAHAVASGWVGAVARRDRAEASALYLFSYYLGGSVAGALGGLVYGVGGWPATVWFVGTLLILALLLVASLVRAAVPVRVRSLS from the coding sequence ATGCCCCAGCTCGCCGCGACGCCTGCCGCGCACCACGCCGGTAGCCGCGGATACCGGCGAGTGACCGCGGCGCTGTGCGGTGCCGGTCTGGCCAGTTTCGCCGCGATGTACTGCACCCAGGCGCTTCTTCCCGCGTTGTCCGCGTACTACCGAATCTCCCCGGCCACCTCGGCGCTGACGGTCTCACTCACCACCGGGATGCTGGCGCTGTCCATCATCCCGGCCAGCGTGCTCTCCGAGCGCTACGGGCGCATCACGGTGATGCTGATCTCGGGCATCACCTCCAGCGTGATCGGGTTGCTGCTGCCGTTCAGCCCGACGCTCGGTGTGCTACTGGTCGGGCGGGCGCTGCAGGGCGTCGCGCTCGCCGGGATTCCCGCGGTCGCAATGGCGTTTCTGGCCGAGGAGGTGCACGCGTCGTCGCTGGGATCGGCGATGGGACGCTACATCGCCGGGACGACGATCGGTGGCTGCGCGGGGCGCATCGTTCCGGCGCTGGTCCTCGAGGTCAGCGGCTGGCGGGTCGCGCTGTTGGTGTGTTCGCTGATGACGCTGGCCGCGACGGTGGTATTCGCCCTCCTGGTGCCCCGGTCCCAGTTCTTCACGCCGAAGACCGTGAGCATCCGCGTGACCACGCAAAGCCTACTGGCGCATCTGCGAAATCCGTTGTTGCTGAAGCTTTTTGTCCTGGCTTTCACGCTGATGGGCGGATTCGTCACCGTGTACAACTACCTCGGCTACCGGCTGGCCGCAGCGCCGTTCGGGCTAAAACCGTCGCTGGTGGGCCTGCTGTTCCTGCTGTACCTGGTGGGCACCTGGACGTCGGTCGTGGCGGGACGGCTCGCGGATCGTCGGGGGCGCATGCTCGTGCTGGGCGGCGCCTTGCCGATCACGGTCGTGGGCCTGCTGATGACACTGCCGGATGCACTGCCCGTGGTCGTCGTCGGGACCGGCGTCTTCACCGGTGGGTTCTTCGCCGCACACGCGGTGGCCAGCGGATGGGTGGGCGCGGTGGCACGCCGGGATCGCGCCGAGGCCTCCGCGCTCTACCTGTTCAGCTACTACTTGGGCGGATCGGTGGCCGGCGCGTTGGGCGGGCTCGTCTACGGCGTGGGCGGCTGGCCGGCCACCGTCTGGTTCGTGGGAACGCTGCTGATCCTCGCCCTGCTACTGGTGGCCTCGCTGGTGAGAGCCGCTGTGCCGGTTCGGGTTCGCAGTCTGTCCTAG